A section of the Diabrotica virgifera virgifera chromosome 8, PGI_DIABVI_V3a genome encodes:
- the LOC126890131 gene encoding uncharacterized protein LOC126890131, translated as MENRLSVEKSNQKMSRAQRIIESALKQISQDDVSQSYNETAVNNKIEIYDDATQTSGSTELAAPDLTAESQNDMSSNSAMQEEIITSCDDDYVDNTSEDENWEPLSKKSKQRYYNRVYSSDSEDTDTSSDRFSSNINKNCSASTHNVVISSSDSDIAETPKKRVRKRFRNELNWKKTAAKIKRNSGSSYINSSGKTIEAKSLKPPCSINCRLKCTEKINNQERQIIFNNFYALQDLTRQRDWIVRNIKKVQPKYRYTKEGSKRSYNNNYFFECNGSKIQVCRHFFLNTLDISKRTVSTALEKCNNEGFIEGERRGKHGKHIKLDDNLLQGMFNFINAIPRIESHYLKNQTTREYIDGGKTLSDLHRDYKLECQQNKTLFGNYTAFRKKFLEKFNISFFIPKKDNCSTCEQYKNCPENEEFKLIYDAHLEVKEQAREEERIDSLRAKNKECVTAAFDLQAVLPTPCGDASLFYYKRRLSTLNFTVYDIGNATGFCYVWNEAQARRGSNEIGSCLLYFLQNNCQNRDVIFYSDNCPGQNKNQTIPLAFLYAVEKFNVNSITHKFLPTGHTQNEGDMVHSLIEKQKKLALRSGTISVPAQWITVIQTAKKNGNPLKVQELSTEDVKDIKQMMGNKSNFSKNTLGETVKWKEISVVRVERGSPFHIFYKYNFKDEFKVLDIREKKRGRQAQLKLKPAYKTLLAFRLLKNKICCPFVHLI; from the exons ATGGAAAATAGATTATCTGTAGAAAAATCCAATCAAAAAATGTCAAGAGCCCAAAGAATAATTGAGTCGGCTTTAAAACAAATATCTCAAG ATGATGTATCACAATCTTATAATGAGACAGCTGTTAATAACAAAATAGAAATTTATGATGATGCTACACAAACAAGTGGGTCTACTGAATTGGCTGCACCTGATTTAACTGCTGAATCTCAAAATGATATGTCTTCTAATTCAGCCATGCAGGAGGAAATAATTACATCATGTGATGATGACTATGTTGATAATACTTCCGAGGATGAAAATTGGGAACCATTGTCAAAAAAAAGCAAGCAACGGTATTATAATAGAGTATATTCAAGTGATTCAGAGGACACAGATACTTCATCAGACAGGTTTAGtagtaatattaataaaaattgtaGTGCTAGTACTCATAATGTAGTTATAAGTAGTTCTGATAGTGACATAGCAGAGACGCCTAAGAAGCGTGTACGGAAAAGGTTTCGTAACGAATTAAATTGGAAAAAAACTGCAGCAAAAATCAAACGCAATTCAGGAAGTTCGTATATTAATTCAAGTGGTAAAACGATTGAAGCAAAATCATTAAAGCCTCCATGCAGTATAAACTGTCGTCTAAAATGCACTGAGAAGATTAATAATCAAGAACGTCAAATAATTTTCAACAACTTCTATGCTTTACAAGACCTAACACGTCAGAGAGACTGGATTGTAAGGAATATAAAGAAGGTCCAACCAAAATATCGGTATACTAAAGAAGGAAGCAAACGATCTTAtaataacaattatttttttgaatgtaATGGTAGTAAAATACAGGTATGTAGGCACTTTTTCTTGAACACATTAGACATTAGTAAAAGAACTGTTAGTACTGCTTTAGAAAAATGCAACAATGAGGGATTTATTGAAGGTGAGCGACGTGGTAAGCATGGGAAACACATAAAACTTGATGACAATTTATTACAAGGCATGTTCAATTTTATCAATGCAATTCCTAGGATAGAATCCCATTATTTGAAGAATCAAACTACAAGGGAATACATAGATGGTGGCAAAACCCTTTCTGATTTACATAGAGATTATAAACTTGAATGCcaacaaaataaaacattgtttggtaattatacagctttcagaaaaaaatttttagaaaaatttaacaTAAGTTTTTTTATTCCGAAAAAAGACAATTGCAGTACATGTGAACAATATAAAAATTGTCcagaaaatgaagaatttaaattaatttatgaTGCACATTTAGAAGTAAAGGAACAAGCTAGGGAAGAGGAAAGAATAGATTCATTAAGGGCAAAAAATAAAGAGTGTGTCACAGCTGCTTTTGACCTACAAGCTGTGCTACCAACTCCATGTGGAGATGCATCCTTATTCTATTATAAAAGACGACTTTCCACCTTAAATTTTACGGTATATGATATAGGAAATGCCACTGGATTTTGCTATGTATGGAACGAAGCTCAGGCAAGACGAGGCAGTAACGAAATTGGTTCTTGTCTTCTATATTTTCTACAGAACAATTGCCAAAATAGAGATGTCATATTCTATTCTGACAATTGTCCTGGGCAAAATAAAAATCAGACAATCCCGTTAGCCTTTCTCTATGCAGtagaaaaatttaatgttaattctATTACTCACAAGTTTTTGCCGACTGGACATACCCAAAACGAAGGTGACATGGTCCACTCATtgatcgaaaaacaaaaaaaattagcgTTACGTTCTGGCACTATTTCTGTTCCAGCGCAATGGATCACTGTTATTCAGACAGCTAAAAAAAATGGTAATCCACTAAAGGTTCAAGAGCTGAGTACAGAGGATGTTAAGGACATAAAGCAAATGATGGGAAATAAATCAAATTTCTCAAAAAATACCTTAGGCGAGACTGTGAAATGGAAAGAAATTAGTGTCGTTCGAGTTGAAAGAGGAAGCCCATTCCATATTTTTTATAAGTACAATTTCAAAGATGAATTTAAGGTTTTAGATATAAGAGAAAAAAAGAGAGGACGACAAGCACAATTAAAATTGAAACCAGCGTACAAGACCCTCCTGGCATTTCGTCTGCTAAAAAACAAGATTTGTTGTCCCTTTGTACatctaatataa